A genomic stretch from Penaeus monodon isolate SGIC_2016 chromosome 25, NSTDA_Pmon_1, whole genome shotgun sequence includes:
- the LOC119589241 gene encoding uncharacterized protein LOC119589241 encodes MAVSSLSKMEAATEQDFTIYAVEEACGKRHTLLQAPHALPGSLSSNETIQPHDVFNILMADVSGSMSSYWKEVVTGWQNHIKDKLTGLTKIFVFGSNVQMRRIGTDLYNEDFVGSGTDLTTALRTVRHEVEDCSKKIIRVFIITDGQHGHGEPLPDTEINLMKAPAGKTVSVFLLGISAYFPVEYSISIRSYLHNGNANMPSLFWAKDESEIVEEIENIGNELNAGLVTLTLNHQGYILPGLSKTSIIHLGEWLFYDEAPEDLPPLTVRMNEEEQPLPVTHKDMSVHQLLDSTFRQWNSVLIQQHRKKEHVPLETFDLMDSLFNKYFEDLKAGLVDGNDIQARILNKRIKGCKTEYATLMNQSKTIIGIEGKYQTEIELAESILKTTVTSRKYDTRNLKLKGHGQDNYEADVKAFRQLYERLKDQIQALPPDECCRIFLTSTLQDLKDPNFTMVLEENKFELLKTFAITGIPVYAPIRDASQINPWTMVIKHILVSPYTILSQQTLEASADISQNVMSSEDKDILLKQDDEKSRFNIIVPIVPAHAAEVLKPLVQSNLYAMMATFCILKNPHIIDYDAHLAALGCTWMRTVREFPISSRPEYASDRLQNIASTANIYMNRPGVNRYVNALLNNPKQALMTESKDEFDGRTLKCESLIKPLFFLGLNKDKISMSQAENILRLVLEEFIGRCLCNYKLDDAEATPFTDFFAPELKDPEKKKALLDQYYQGVVGEFELSQGDLLETFYSLDDLRASINKFVAQKMSSLSDQILKEIKIRLAMEKIKNLRNFGSCGDIMWPSFKCWADEMGMTEEAKTLAFSEKQIQVYVYHALMHRNSRERLSEDPPTQEAALELIRKKIAQENSRNLRSTLTKETEEYTVQKWRKIYMEAHSPLVMPMTRQEVVDSAQARGVQVTLENFSNTYRYDERLLLVRNACQIPRCPHFLHPHRNFNQHLSIERERPNFPHALHIVSYEFKGGDVETVVERLASGNYAGTKNRHNPPPPEPASLASLKEEMTELLSRYEKL; translated from the exons CAGCAAAATGGAGGCGGCAACTGAGCAAGATTTTACTATATATGCTGTAGAGGAAGCATGTGGGAAGCGTCACACCCTCCTTCAAGCTCCACATGCTCTGCCAGGCAGTTTGTCTTCAAATGAAACCATACAGCCTCATGATGTGTTCAACATACTTATGGCAGATGTATCTGGTTCCATGTCATCATATTGGAAAGAAGTGGTCACCGGTTGGCAAAATCACATTAAGGATAAGCTGACTG GTCTCACGAAAATCTTCGTGTTTGGAAGTAATGTTCAGATGCGTCGAATTGGCACAGATCTCTACAACGAAGATTTTGTAGGGTCTGGTACAGATCTGACCACTGCTTTGAGAACTGTTCGACATGAAGTGGAAGACTGTTCTAAAAAGATTATACGTGTGTTCATCATCACAGATGGTCAACATGGACATGGTGAACCCCTTCCAGACACTGAAATCAATCTCATGAAGGCTCCAGCAGGGAAAACAGTCAGTGTTTTTCTGTTAGGTATTAGTGCATATTTTCCTGTGGAGTATAGTATCAGCATACGTTCATATTTACATAATGGAAATGCTAATATGCCATCCCTTTTTTGGGCTAAGGATGAATCCGAGATTGTagaggaaatagaaaatattGGCAATGAACTAAATGCTGGCCTTGTAACTCTAACCCTAAATCATCAGGGTTATATCCTCCCAGGCTTAAGCAAGACATCCATAATTCATCTTGGGGAATGGCTGTTTTATGATGAAGCTCCAGAAGATCTCCCTCCACTTACTGTaagaatgaatgaagaagaaCAGCCATTACCTGTTACACACAAAGATATGAGTGTACATCAGCTCTTGGACAGCACCTTCCGCCAGTGGAATTCTGTGCTAATTCAGCAACATAGAAAAAAGGAGCATGTCCCTCTTGAAACCTTTGATCTTATGGATTCTCTTTTTAATAAATACTTTGAAGACCTTAAAGCAGGTTTAGTTGATGGCAATGATATTCAAGCTCGAATTTTGAACAAAAGAATAAAGGGCTGCAAGACAGAATATGCAACTTTAATGAATCAAAGTAAAACCATTATTGGCATTGAGGGAAAGTATCAGACTGAGATAGAACTAGCAGAGAGTATCTTGAAGACCACAGTTACTTCAAGAAAATATGATACAAGGAATCTGAAGTTGAAAGGTCATGGCCAAGATAATTATGAGGCTGATGTTAAGGCTTTTAGACAGCTTTATGAAAGATTGAAGGACCAGATTCAGGCATTACCTCCTGATGAATGTTGCAGAATATTTTTAACCTCTACTCTGCAGGATTTGAAGGATCCAAATTTTACTATGGTGCTTGAAGAAAATAAGTTTGAGTTGTTGAAAACTTTTGCTATAACAGGTATACCTGTTTATGCTCCCATCCGCGATGCCTCACAGATCAATCCATGGACAATGGTTATAAAACATATACTTGTTTCTCCATACACAATTCTTAGTCAGCAAACTCTGGAAGCTTCTGCTGATATCAGTCAAAATGTTATGAGCTCAGAAGATAAAGATATTTTACTGAAGCAAGATGACGAAAAGTCTCGTTTCAATATCATTGTGCCTATTGTGCCAGCACATGCTGCTGAAGTTTTGAAACCCCTAGTGCAGTCCAATTTATATGCCATGATGGCCACATTCTGCATTCTTAAAAATCCGCACATAATAGACTATGATGCTCATCTAGCAGCCCTCGGTTGTACTTGGATGAGGACTGTTCGGGAGTTTCCAATATCGAGTCGACCAGAGTATGCCAGTGACCGATTGCAAAACATTGCCTccacagcaaatatatatatgaaccgccCTGGGGTGAATCGCTATGTCAATGCCCTTTTGAATAATCCCAAACAAGCCCTTATGACAGAGAGCAAAGATGAATTTGATGGCCGCACTCTTAAATGTGAATCTCTTATCAAGCCATTATTCTTTCTGGGTCTGAATAAAGACAAAATCTCGATGAGTCAAGCAGAGAACATTTTGAGGCTGGTGTTAGAGGAATTCATTGGACGCTGTCTTTGCAACTATAAACTTGATGATGCAGAAGCTACACCCTTCACTGATTTCTTTGCTCCTGAACTTAAAGATCCGGAGAAGAAGAAGGCATTGCTGGACCAGTATTACCAG GGTGTTGTTGGAGAGTTTGAATTGTCCCAAGGTGATCTTCTCGAAACATTCTATAGTCTTGATGACTTGAGAGCTAGCATCAATAAGTTTGTTGCTCAGAAAATGTCTTCATTATCTGATCAAATTCTGAAGGAAATAAAGATTCGGTTGGCCATGGAAAAG ATTAAAAACCTAAGGAATTTTGGGAGCTGTGGCGACATTATGTGGCCATCCTTTAAATGTTGGGCAGATGAGATGGGGATGACGGAGGAAGCCAAAACTCTAGCCTTCAGCGAAAAGCAG ATTCAGGTGTATGTGTACCATGCTTTGATGCACAGAAACTCCCGTGAAAGACTCTCGGAAGATCCCCCAACACAAGAAGCAGCCCTTGAGCTAATCAGGAAGAAGATTGCTCAGGAAAATTCCCGCAATCTCAGGTCTACTTTGACAAAGGAG ACCGAGGAGTACACAGTGCAGAAGTGGCGAAAGATATACATGGAAGCCCACAGCCCTTTGGTGATGCCAATGACACGGCAGGAAGTTGTGGATTCTGCTCAAGCCAGGGGAGTTCAAGTTACATTAGAAAACTTCAGTAACACATACAG ATATGATGAGAGGCTGCTTCTAGTACGTAATGCCTGTCAGATCCCACGTTGCCCCCATTTCCTGCATCCCCACAGGAACTTCAACCAGCACTTGTCCATTGAGCGAGAGAGACCCAACTTTCCTCACGCTCTGCACATA gTATCATATGAATTTAAAGGTGGGGATGTGGAGACTGTCGTAGAAAGGTTGGCCTCTGGAAATTATGCAGGAACAAAGAACCGACATAATCCACCTCCTCCAGAACCTGCATCTCTCGCAAGCCTTAAAGAGGAAATGACAGAATTGCTAAGTAGATATGAAAAACTGTAG